One window of Triticum dicoccoides isolate Atlit2015 ecotype Zavitan chromosome 5A, WEW_v2.0, whole genome shotgun sequence genomic DNA carries:
- the LOC119301710 gene encoding CBL-interacting protein kinase 16-like has product MARGREGEVRTLVLGKYELGRMLGQGSFAKVYYARDLRDGQSVAIKVIDKARLRQTDGMVEQLRREISVMRMVRHPNVVGIREVLASRQRVFVVMEYARGGELFAKVARGRLTEDAARKYFQQLVAAVAFCHSRGVAHRDLKPENLLLDEEGRLKVTDFGLAALPEQLRHDGLLHTQCGTPAYVAPEVLRKRGYDGARADMWSCGVVLYVLLCGFLPFQHDNYVKMYQKIFKGEYQMPPWVSGEARRLIGRLLAVDPAKRISIPEIMLTPWFKRGFVPPVPSSPATPRKWDDDNAAALIDGSEDSSGNISPRTCNAFQLISSMSSGFDLSGLFESEQKAATVFTSRAPAATVFHKLESVGKALRYNTTRGKGWRIRMEAKADGANGRLAVTAEVFEVAADVTVVEFAHDGGDALDFNKFCAEDVRPGLADIVWAWQGDVPALPGAVV; this is encoded by the coding sequence ATGGCGAGAGGGCGGGAGGGCGAGGTGAGGACCCTGGTGCTGGGTAAGTACGAGCTGGGGCGGATGCTGGGGCAGGGCTCCTTCGCCAAGGTCTACTACGCCCGCGACCTGCGCGACGGCCAGAGCGTGGCCATCAAGGTCATCGACAAGGCCCGCCTCCGCCAGACGGACGGCATGGTGGAGCAGCTGCGCCGGGAGATCTCCGTCATGCGCATGGTGCGCCACCCCAACGTCGTCGGCATCCGGGAGGTGCTCGCCAGCCGCCAGCGCGTCTTCGTCGTCATGGAGTACGCGCGCGGCGGCGAGCTCTTCGCCAAGGTCGCCCGCGGCCGGCTCACCGAGGACGCCGCCCGCAAGTACTTCCagcagctcgtcgccgccgtcgccttctGCCACAGCCGCGGCGTCGCGCACCGGGACCTCAAGCCCGAGAACCTGCTGCTCGACGAGGAGGGCCGCCTCAAGGTCACCGACTTCGGCCTCGCCGCGCTGCCCGAGCAGCTGCGCCACGACGGCCTGCTCCACACCCAGTGCGGCACCCCGGCCTACGTCGCGCCGGAGGTGCTCCGCAAGCGCGGCTACGACGGCGCGCGCGCCGACATGTGGTCCTGCGGCGTCGTGCTCTACGTCCTGCTCTGCGGCTTCCTCCCCTTCCAGCACGACAACTACGTCAAGATGTACCAGAAGATCTTCAAGGGCGAGTACCAGATGCCGCCCTGGGTCTCCGGCGAGGCGCGCCGCCTCATCGGCCGCCTGCTCGCCGTCGACCCCGCCAAGCGCATCTCCATCCCGGAGATCATGCTCACGCCCTGGTTCAAGAGGGGGTTCGTGCCGCCCGTCCCCTCCTCCCCCGCCACGCCCAGGAAGTGGGACGACGACAACGCCGCCGCCCTCATCGACGGCAGCGAGGACAGCTCCGGCAACATCTCGCCGCGGACGTGCAATGCGTTCCAGCTCATATCATCCATGTCCTCCGGGTTCGACCTGTCGGGGCTGTTCGAGAGCGAGCAGAAGGcggcgacggtgttcacctcccgcGCGCCGGCGGCTACCGTGTTCCACAAGCTAGAGTCCGTGGGCAAGGCGCTGAGGTACAACACGACCAGAGGGAAAGGGTGGAGGATCAGAATGGAGGCCAAGGCCGACGGCGCCAACGGGCGGCTCGCGGTCACCGCGGAGGTGTTCGAGGTGGCCGCCGACGTGACCGTGGTCGAGTTCGCGCAcgacggcggcgacgcgctcgactTCAACAAGTTCTGCGCCGAGGACGTGCGCCCCGGGCTCGCGGACATCGTCTGGGCGTGGCAGGGTGACGTGCCCGCCTTGCCGGGCGCCGTCGTTTGA